From a region of the Longimicrobium sp. genome:
- a CDS encoding IS1634 family transposase, producing the protein MYIDVVPNRSSPPAVLLRESLREGGKIRKRTLANLSALPPEAVEVLRRVLKGEKLVAAEESVQIGRSAPYGHVAAVLGTIRRLKLDQALGTKRTPERDRVLAMLVARLLAPDSKLATARGLGEESAFSALADALSLESVSADSLYRSLDWLLERQPAIEAKLAAKHLREGTLLLYDVSSTYLEGRCCPLAAHGYSRDGKPGKMQLVFGLLTTAEGCPVAVEVFAGNTADPATLASAVEKARQRFALKRVVWVADRGLLTSARIEAELRPDADFGWITALRAPAVQALRDEGVLQLSLFDQHDLAEIRSSAFPGERLVACRNPLLGAERARKREALLVATEKELEKIAKAVTRERRPLRGEAAIGVRVGRVLGRFKMAKHFRYEITDAAFRFERDPEGIADEAALDGIYVIRTTVPKEEMTAEAAVEAYKSLSQVERAFRSTNLDLRPLHHHTEPRVRAHVFLCMLAYYVEWHLRRSLAPLLFQDHDRAAAAAERASVVAKAEISPAARRKKARRKTEEGLPVHSFRTLLADLATATRARVCVGGHAFHKPAPLTPLQERAFQLLEVPWR; encoded by the coding sequence TCGCCAACCTCTCCGCCCTGCCGCCCGAGGCCGTTGAGGTGCTGCGGCGGGTGCTCAAGGGCGAGAAGCTCGTCGCGGCCGAGGAGTCGGTCCAGATCGGGCGCTCCGCCCCCTACGGGCACGTGGCCGCGGTGCTGGGGACGATCCGCCGGCTGAAGCTGGACCAGGCGCTGGGGACGAAGCGCACGCCGGAGCGCGACCGGGTGCTCGCGATGCTGGTGGCGCGCCTGCTCGCGCCGGATTCCAAGCTTGCCACCGCGCGCGGCCTGGGCGAGGAGAGCGCGTTCTCGGCGCTGGCGGATGCGCTCTCGCTGGAGTCGGTCTCGGCGGACTCGCTCTACCGTTCGCTCGACTGGCTCCTGGAGCGGCAGCCGGCGATCGAGGCGAAGCTCGCCGCGAAGCACCTGCGGGAGGGCACGCTCCTCCTCTACGACGTGAGCTCCACCTACCTGGAGGGGCGGTGCTGCCCGCTGGCGGCGCACGGCTACAGCCGCGACGGCAAGCCGGGGAAGATGCAGCTCGTCTTCGGACTGCTGACCACGGCCGAAGGATGCCCGGTGGCGGTCGAGGTCTTTGCCGGCAACACGGCCGACCCGGCGACCCTCGCCTCGGCAGTCGAGAAGGCGCGCCAGCGCTTCGCACTGAAGCGCGTGGTGTGGGTGGCCGACCGCGGGCTGCTGACCAGCGCCCGCATCGAGGCCGAGCTTCGCCCGGACGCCGACTTCGGCTGGATCACCGCGCTGCGCGCCCCCGCCGTCCAGGCGCTGCGCGACGAGGGGGTGCTGCAGCTCTCGCTCTTCGACCAGCACGACCTGGCCGAGATCCGCTCCAGCGCCTTTCCCGGCGAGCGGCTCGTCGCCTGCCGCAACCCGCTGCTGGGCGCCGAGCGCGCCCGCAAGCGCGAGGCGCTGCTCGTGGCCACGGAGAAGGAGCTGGAGAAGATCGCGAAGGCCGTCACCCGGGAGCGCCGCCCGCTGCGTGGGGAGGCCGCGATCGGCGTGCGCGTGGGACGCGTGCTGGGGCGCTTCAAGATGGCCAAGCACTTCCGCTACGAGATCACGGACGCCGCCTTCCGCTTCGAGCGCGACCCCGAGGGCATCGCAGACGAGGCGGCGCTGGACGGCATCTACGTCATCCGCACCACCGTGCCCAAGGAGGAGATGACGGCCGAGGCGGCGGTCGAGGCCTACAAGAGCCTCTCGCAGGTGGAGCGCGCCTTCCGCTCCACCAACCTCGACCTACGCCCGCTTCACCACCACACCGAGCCGCGGGTCCGGGCCCACGTCTTCCTGTGCATGCTCGCCTACTACGTCGAGTGGCACCTGCGACGCTCGCTCGCGCCCCTCCTCTTCCAGGACCACGACCGCGCCGCGGCCGCCGCGGAGCGCGCGAGCGTCGTCGCGAAGGCGGAGATCTCGCCGGCGGCGCGACGGAAGAAGGCACGCCGGAAGACGGAGGAGGGACTTCCGGTGCACAGCTTCCGCACCCTCCTGGCCGACCTCGCCACCGCAACCAGGGCCCGGGTCTGTGTCGGGGGGCATGCCTTCCACAAACCCGCTC